One Nocardioidaceae bacterium SCSIO 66511 genomic window carries:
- a CDS encoding MOSC domain-containing protein, which translates to MRISSLQVFPVKSMAGLAVTTAEVRPEGLRDDRRWMVVDASGENITARERHAMLHVHPEPDGAGGLTLTYRDGSLAPIRVRRPDHAPDVPVGLSRLSTATSTSADADAWVSKVVGEPARLVWLDDPTRRSVGENHGGKAGDVLSLADAGPVHLTTESSLERLNDWMAESGGEPIPIGRFRSNLVVEGDVEPFAEDNWQRVRVGGVSFRFGEYCDRCVLPTIDTETLETSKEPTRTLARHRRWDGKVWFGVRLIPETLGTISVGDDVTPM; encoded by the coding sequence GTGCGTATCTCCTCGCTCCAGGTCTTCCCGGTCAAGTCGATGGCAGGGCTGGCCGTGACCACCGCTGAGGTCCGGCCCGAAGGCCTGCGCGACGACCGGCGCTGGATGGTGGTCGACGCGTCCGGAGAGAACATCACCGCCCGGGAGCGGCACGCGATGCTGCACGTACACCCCGAGCCCGACGGCGCCGGCGGGCTCACCCTGACCTACCGCGACGGCTCGCTCGCTCCGATCCGCGTACGCCGCCCCGACCACGCTCCAGACGTACCCGTCGGGCTGTCTCGGCTGAGTACCGCGACCTCGACGAGCGCCGACGCCGATGCGTGGGTGTCGAAGGTCGTCGGCGAGCCCGCCCGGCTGGTCTGGCTCGACGACCCGACGCGTCGTTCGGTCGGCGAGAACCACGGCGGCAAAGCAGGCGATGTGCTGAGCTTGGCCGACGCGGGGCCGGTCCATCTGACGACCGAGTCGTCCCTCGAACGCCTCAACGACTGGATGGCCGAGTCCGGGGGCGAGCCGATCCCGATCGGCCGGTTCCGGTCCAACCTGGTCGTCGAGGGCGACGTCGAGCCGTTCGCCGAGGACAACTGGCAGCGCGTACGAGTCGGCGGCGTCAGCTTCCGCTTCGGCGAGTACTGCGACCGCTGCGTACTACCGACGATCGACACCGAAACGCTCGAGACCTCGAAGGAACCAACGCGTACGCTCGCGCGGCACCGTCGCTGGGACGGCAAGGTCTGGTTCGGCGTACGGCTGATCCCGGAGACCCTCGGCACGATCTCGGTCGGCGACGACGTGACTCCGATGTAG
- a CDS encoding M23 family metallopeptidase, with protein MRRLLTVILMGVVVAGCASETEPSGGAEPGPPTAPNASKAPTATNTAANTPAPAPKPRCKVGPKHTADGTRRFWTKDKRCFRSPWFAKAHRVMIYFGCTKAPYYPHDPSCPGRQGVHHGVDVDMPAGTVIRSNVRGRIVKGTVGSAYGSEAFIVRTRKRDFLIGHVRRALLRDGARVRKGQRIARSGQRGAPDGPHLHFEVRPRGGAYTDAIPPKRYIKLRVKR; from the coding sequence ATGAGGCGCTTACTGACCGTCATTCTCATGGGCGTGGTCGTCGCCGGGTGTGCGTCCGAGACGGAGCCGTCCGGTGGCGCCGAACCCGGCCCGCCGACAGCTCCGAACGCCTCCAAGGCGCCGACGGCCACGAACACCGCGGCCAACACACCCGCGCCGGCCCCGAAGCCGCGGTGCAAGGTCGGCCCGAAGCACACCGCCGACGGCACGAGGCGGTTCTGGACCAAGGACAAGCGGTGCTTCCGCAGTCCGTGGTTCGCCAAGGCGCATCGGGTGATGATCTACTTCGGCTGCACGAAGGCGCCGTACTACCCGCACGACCCGTCCTGTCCGGGACGCCAGGGAGTCCACCACGGTGTCGACGTGGACATGCCGGCCGGCACGGTGATCCGCTCCAACGTCCGCGGCCGCATCGTCAAGGGCACCGTCGGCAGTGCGTACGGCTCGGAGGCGTTCATCGTGCGCACCCGTAAGCGCGACTTCCTGATCGGTCACGTACGCCGCGCGCTGCTGCGTGACGGTGCGCGCGTACGAAAGGGTCAGCGCATCGCCCGCTCGGGGCAGCGCGGCGCACCCGACGGGCCGCACCTGCACTTCGAGGTACGCCCACGCGGCGGGGCATACACCGATGCGATCCCGCCGAAGCGCTACATCAAGCTCCGGGTGAAGCGCTGA
- a CDS encoding ABC transporter permease, protein MSVDTSQPERSATAEVGPVVRAWRSSRDLVRRVSRSGAGTFGIVVVIAVVAVAMLSPWITPHDPTAIDVPRRLEGPSSDYWLGTDHLGRDLLSRIIAGTRIALKISMLAVLIGLGVGVVLGLLAGYLGGVVDTVVVIVVDAIQSVPAVILALTVLALLGSSTPGMIAIIGAAMVPGFARVTRSSVLTARQNPYIDAERGLGAGRLRILLVHVLPNVVAPLLVLTAMSLPSAIATESGLAFLGLGVQPPTPDWGVILKEGFDRVFLSAWPVVWTCLMLAVVTLGFTFLGERIRDVLDVRTDSDGEGRR, encoded by the coding sequence ATGAGCGTCGACACTTCTCAACCGGAACGAAGCGCTACCGCGGAGGTCGGACCCGTCGTGAGAGCGTGGCGATCGAGCCGTGATCTCGTCCGGCGAGTCTCTCGCAGCGGGGCCGGTACGTTCGGCATCGTCGTAGTCATCGCCGTCGTAGCAGTCGCCATGCTGTCGCCGTGGATCACGCCACATGATCCGACCGCGATCGACGTACCCCGCAGACTCGAAGGGCCGTCCTCGGACTACTGGCTCGGCACCGACCACCTCGGCCGTGATCTGCTCTCCCGCATCATCGCCGGGACGAGGATTGCGCTGAAGATCTCGATGCTCGCCGTTCTGATCGGTCTCGGTGTCGGCGTTGTGCTCGGCCTCCTTGCCGGCTACCTCGGCGGTGTCGTGGACACCGTTGTGGTCATCGTCGTCGACGCGATCCAGTCAGTGCCCGCCGTCATCCTGGCGCTCACCGTTCTCGCCCTGCTCGGCTCGTCGACACCCGGCATGATCGCGATCATCGGTGCGGCAATGGTGCCCGGGTTCGCGCGAGTCACGCGGTCGTCCGTACTCACCGCGAGACAGAACCCGTACATCGACGCAGAGCGCGGGCTCGGGGCCGGGCGACTACGCATCCTGCTCGTGCACGTACTACCCAACGTCGTGGCGCCTTTACTGGTGCTCACTGCGATGAGCCTGCCGAGCGCGATCGCGACTGAGTCCGGCCTCGCCTTTCTCGGCCTCGGCGTGCAGCCGCCGACGCCGGATTGGGGAGTGATCCTGAAGGAGGGCTTCGACCGGGTGTTCCTGTCGGCATGGCCGGTTGTCTGGACGTGCCTGATGCTCGCGGTCGTCACGCTCGGCTTCACGTTCCTCGGCGAGCGGATCCGCGATGTCCTCGACGTACGCACCGACTCCGACGGGGAGGGGCGCCGATGA
- a CDS encoding dihydrofolate reductase family protein codes for MTDDRPTRSEESALRTLITTAFMSLDGVVEAPGGESGHRSSGWTFKDIEFVPEAYAIKGTEQDEAGALMLGRISYQAFSPVWPSMDEFAGYKVMPKYVVSTTLADDDLVADWGETTILRSLDDVAALKQTDGDPIIVHGSAHLNRSLSDAGLIDRYHLLVFPVLLGAGKRLFSDADKDKQPLRLVESESYTNGIQKFVYDVAR; via the coding sequence ATGACAGACGATCGACCAACCAGATCCGAGGAGAGCGCCTTGCGCACCCTGATCACCACCGCATTCATGTCCCTCGACGGCGTCGTCGAGGCTCCGGGCGGCGAGTCCGGCCACCGCAGCAGCGGATGGACCTTCAAAGACATCGAGTTCGTCCCCGAGGCGTACGCGATCAAAGGAACCGAACAGGACGAAGCCGGCGCCCTGATGTTGGGCCGCATCAGCTACCAGGCGTTCTCACCTGTGTGGCCCTCGATGGACGAGTTCGCCGGCTACAAGGTCATGCCGAAGTACGTCGTCTCGACGACGCTTGCCGACGACGACCTGGTCGCCGACTGGGGCGAGACCACGATCCTGCGCTCGCTCGACGACGTCGCCGCGCTGAAGCAGACCGACGGCGACCCGATCATCGTCCATGGCAGCGCGCACCTGAACCGAAGCCTGTCCGATGCCGGCCTGATCGACCGCTACCACCTGCTGGTCTTCCCGGTCCTGCTCGGTGCCGGCAAGCGGCTGTTCAGCGACGCTGACAAGGACAAGCAGCCGCTGCGCCTGGTCGAGAGCGAGTCGTACACGAATGGCATCCAGAAGTTCGTGTACGACGTCGCTCGCTGA
- the ligA gene encoding NAD-dependent DNA ligase LigA, with protein MTDETTPTPATDETADLKRRHRELREQIEDARERYYVQDSPTLSDAEYDTSMRELEELEERLPELRTPDSPTQTVGGFASEAFSAVEHREPMMSLDNCFSHEELEAWLARVEREVGMGSEFLCELKVDGLAVNLTYERGRLVRAATRGDGRVGEDVTANVATIEVIPHRLRASKDHPVPDLVEVRGEIYFPTKEFEEFNEAWSASGRPPFSNPRNAAAGSLRQKDPSVTAQRPLRMVCHGTGAREGFTPQRQSESYDALKAWGLPTSEHAKVLPDLDAVQEFIDYYGEHRHEVDHEIDGIVTKVDQVSLQRRLGSTSRAPRWAIAFKYPPEEVNTKLLDIEVNVGRTGRVTPYGRMQPVRVAGSTVEFATLHNASEVERKGVLIGDTVVLRKAGDVIPEIVGPVVDLRDGSERAFEMPTQCPACGTTLAPSKEGDADIRCPNTRTCPAQLRERLFHAAGRGAFDIEVMGWEAATALLDAGVLDDESGLFDLGEGDLLKVPMFTRAAKKAEREAGAGEKVLSQNGRRLLDNLASVKSQPLWRVIVALSIRHVGPTAARALAGHFGDLQSIEDADEETLAAVDGVGPTIAVAVREWFQVDWHRRIVDRWREAGVRMADERDESTPRTLEGLTIVVTGSFENYSRDQTKEAILARGGKASGSVSKKTDFVVVGEAPGSKADKAEALGVTILDEAGFTDLLENGPPSTDD; from the coding sequence ATGACCGACGAGACGACGCCGACCCCCGCCACCGACGAGACCGCCGATCTCAAGCGGCGCCATCGCGAGCTCCGCGAGCAGATCGAGGACGCCCGCGAGCGCTACTACGTGCAAGACAGCCCCACGCTGTCGGATGCCGAGTACGACACGAGCATGCGAGAGCTGGAAGAGCTCGAGGAGCGGCTACCGGAGCTGCGTACGCCCGACTCGCCGACGCAGACCGTCGGCGGCTTCGCATCCGAGGCGTTCTCCGCCGTCGAGCATCGCGAGCCGATGATGAGTCTCGACAACTGCTTCAGCCATGAGGAGCTCGAAGCGTGGCTGGCCCGGGTCGAGCGCGAGGTGGGCATGGGCTCGGAGTTTCTCTGCGAGCTGAAGGTCGACGGGCTCGCGGTCAACCTCACCTACGAGCGTGGGCGTCTCGTCCGCGCAGCGACGCGTGGCGACGGCCGAGTCGGTGAGGATGTCACCGCGAATGTCGCCACGATCGAGGTCATCCCGCATCGGCTGCGCGCAAGCAAGGATCACCCCGTGCCAGACCTGGTCGAGGTACGCGGCGAGATCTACTTCCCGACAAAAGAGTTCGAGGAGTTCAACGAGGCCTGGAGCGCATCCGGTAGGCCGCCGTTCTCCAACCCGCGTAACGCCGCCGCCGGTTCGCTGCGGCAGAAGGACCCGTCGGTCACCGCACAGCGCCCGCTACGGATGGTGTGCCACGGCACCGGCGCACGCGAGGGCTTCACCCCGCAGCGCCAGTCGGAGTCGTACGACGCGTTGAAGGCGTGGGGCTTGCCGACCAGCGAGCACGCCAAGGTGCTGCCCGACCTCGACGCAGTGCAGGAGTTCATCGACTACTACGGCGAGCATCGACACGAGGTCGACCACGAGATCGACGGCATCGTGACCAAGGTCGACCAGGTGTCGCTGCAGCGCAGGCTCGGCTCGACCTCGCGTGCACCGCGGTGGGCGATCGCGTTCAAGTACCCGCCCGAGGAGGTCAACACCAAGCTGCTCGACATCGAGGTCAACGTCGGGCGTACCGGTCGGGTGACGCCGTACGGCCGGATGCAGCCGGTTCGAGTCGCGGGCTCCACCGTCGAGTTCGCTACGCTGCACAACGCGTCCGAGGTCGAGCGCAAGGGTGTGCTCATCGGTGACACCGTCGTGCTCCGCAAGGCGGGCGACGTCATTCCCGAGATCGTGGGTCCGGTGGTCGACCTGCGCGACGGCTCGGAGCGCGCGTTCGAGATGCCGACACAATGCCCCGCGTGCGGCACCACCCTCGCCCCGTCGAAGGAGGGCGACGCCGACATCCGCTGTCCCAACACGCGTACCTGCCCGGCGCAGCTGCGGGAGCGGCTGTTCCACGCGGCCGGGCGCGGCGCCTTCGACATCGAGGTGATGGGCTGGGAGGCCGCCACGGCATTGCTCGATGCGGGCGTACTCGACGACGAGAGCGGGCTCTTCGATCTCGGCGAGGGCGACCTGTTGAAGGTTCCGATGTTCACTCGGGCGGCTAAGAAGGCCGAACGCGAGGCCGGTGCGGGCGAGAAGGTCCTGAGCCAGAACGGTCGCCGGTTGCTCGACAACCTCGCGTCGGTGAAGAGCCAACCGCTGTGGCGCGTGATCGTTGCGCTGTCGATCCGCCACGTCGGTCCGACGGCTGCACGTGCGCTCGCCGGCCATTTCGGCGATCTGCAGTCGATCGAGGATGCCGACGAGGAGACGCTCGCGGCCGTCGACGGTGTCGGTCCCACGATCGCGGTCGCGGTGCGGGAGTGGTTCCAGGTCGACTGGCACCGCCGCATCGTCGATCGCTGGCGCGAGGCGGGCGTACGTATGGCCGACGAGCGCGATGAGTCGACACCGCGCACGCTGGAGGGCCTGACCATCGTGGTCACCGGTTCGTTCGAGAACTACTCCCGCGACCAGACCAAGGAGGCGATCCTCGCCCGCGGCGGCAAGGCCTCCGGATCGGTGTCGAAGAAGACCGACTTCGTCGTCGTGGGGGAGGCGCCGGGCTCGAAGGCCGATAAGGCCGAAGCGCTCGGCGTGACCATTCTCGACGAGGCCGGATTCACCGACCTGCTCGAGAACGGCCCGCCGAGCACCGACGACTGA
- a CDS encoding CocE/NonD family hydrolase — MSVPAVADLIDRPWDSFPREVREIRHTWITMPDGVRLAARIWLPVDADENAVPGILEFIPYRKNDGTNLRDARNAPYFAGHGYAVVRVDLRGSGDSEGVLEDEYNQQELDDGCAVIDWISQQSWCTGKVGIIGISWGGFNGLQIAAEQPPALSAVVTICSTDDRYADDVHYFGGQLLADQQLSWATTMLAYDARPQDPEVWGGDWLDAWKQRLDATPPLIEPWMQHQRRDEYWQHGSVCEDPSAIECPVMLVGGWADAYRDAILRMLESLEVPRRGIIGPWAHLWPHFATPGPRIGFLQEALRWWDRWLKDEPNGIEDEPMLFSYRQDAVPPRGSYDERPGTWLADQTWPSEHVKATQVVLGGDRSAVIGGDEVTSGATLPISSVQSHGIAGGRSAAYALSYEQAVDQRVDDGYALCFDGEPLAEPLDIVGTPEAQLTLTSDQEQAMVAVRVVDVAPDGTGTLVTRGVLNLAHRNSHEHPEPVETGRPLTVRFPLHAIGYRIPPGHRLRIAVAPTMWPMVWPSPRPVTLGVVTEASVVVLPIHADTGETEFPTQPPEQAAYGHRSLHGDELGTVTRDLATGRVEVVYDHSGGHQLPAEYGDLSHWAWERDTFSIHDEDPTTARTVSERRIDITRGEWKTRVDAHAELTCDAEKFYVKSRLTTYAGDEEVFARTWELEFPRDHL, encoded by the coding sequence ATGAGCGTTCCCGCCGTTGCCGACCTCATCGACCGGCCGTGGGACAGCTTCCCGCGTGAGGTCCGCGAGATCCGGCACACCTGGATCACGATGCCCGACGGCGTACGCCTGGCGGCGCGGATCTGGCTGCCCGTCGATGCCGACGAGAACGCCGTGCCGGGGATCCTCGAGTTCATCCCGTATCGCAAGAACGACGGGACCAATCTCCGCGACGCGCGCAACGCGCCGTACTTCGCCGGCCACGGATACGCGGTCGTACGCGTCGACCTGCGGGGCAGCGGTGACTCCGAGGGCGTACTGGAGGACGAGTACAACCAGCAGGAGTTGGACGACGGATGTGCCGTCATCGACTGGATCTCCCAACAGAGCTGGTGCACCGGCAAGGTCGGCATCATCGGCATCTCCTGGGGCGGCTTCAACGGCCTGCAGATCGCGGCCGAACAACCACCGGCGCTGTCGGCGGTGGTGACGATCTGCTCGACCGACGACCGATATGCCGATGACGTGCACTACTTCGGCGGCCAGCTACTCGCGGATCAGCAGCTCTCCTGGGCGACGACGATGCTCGCGTACGACGCGCGCCCGCAGGACCCCGAGGTGTGGGGCGGCGACTGGCTGGACGCCTGGAAGCAGCGACTCGACGCGACCCCACCGCTGATCGAACCATGGATGCAACATCAGCGACGTGACGAGTACTGGCAGCACGGCTCGGTCTGCGAGGATCCGTCCGCGATCGAGTGCCCGGTGATGCTCGTCGGAGGGTGGGCCGACGCGTACCGTGACGCGATCTTGCGGATGCTCGAGTCGCTGGAGGTTCCGCGTCGCGGAATCATCGGCCCTTGGGCGCACCTCTGGCCGCATTTCGCCACTCCGGGCCCGCGCATCGGCTTCTTACAAGAAGCGTTGCGCTGGTGGGATCGCTGGCTCAAGGACGAACCCAACGGCATCGAGGACGAGCCGATGCTGTTCAGCTACCGGCAGGACGCCGTGCCACCGCGCGGGTCGTACGACGAGCGCCCGGGTACGTGGCTCGCCGACCAGACCTGGCCGTCCGAGCACGTGAAGGCCACTCAGGTCGTCCTCGGTGGCGACCGGAGTGCGGTGATCGGGGGAGACGAGGTGACCTCGGGAGCGACCCTGCCGATTTCGTCCGTCCAGTCTCACGGCATCGCCGGCGGCCGGTCGGCCGCGTATGCACTCAGCTACGAGCAAGCCGTCGATCAACGTGTCGACGACGGGTACGCGCTGTGCTTCGACGGTGAGCCGCTCGCCGAACCGCTCGACATCGTCGGTACGCCGGAAGCACAGCTGACTCTCACCTCCGACCAAGAGCAGGCCATGGTCGCGGTGCGGGTCGTGGATGTCGCTCCGGACGGCACGGGGACGCTGGTGACGCGGGGCGTGCTGAACCTCGCGCATCGCAACTCACATGAGCATCCGGAGCCGGTCGAGACCGGTCGACCGCTGACGGTTCGGTTCCCGTTGCATGCCATCGGCTACCGCATTCCTCCGGGCCATCGGCTGCGGATCGCCGTCGCGCCGACGATGTGGCCGATGGTGTGGCCGTCTCCGCGGCCGGTGACGCTCGGCGTGGTCACCGAGGCATCCGTCGTCGTGCTGCCGATCCATGCAGACACCGGTGAGACGGAGTTCCCGACACAGCCGCCCGAGCAGGCAGCGTATGGTCACCGATCGCTGCACGGTGACGAGCTCGGCACCGTGACCCGCGATCTCGCGACCGGTCGGGTCGAGGTCGTCTACGACCACTCGGGCGGCCATCAACTGCCCGCGGAGTACGGCGACCTCTCGCACTGGGCTTGGGAACGCGACACGTTCAGCATCCACGACGAGGATCCGACGACCGCACGCACGGTTTCGGAGCGGCGGATCGACATCACCCGCGGTGAGTGGAAGACCCGAGTCGACGCACACGCCGAACTGACTTGTGACGCCGAGAAGTTCTACGTCAAATCACGGCTCACGACGTATGCAGGCGACGAGGAAGTGTTCGCCCGTACGTGGGAGCTGGAGTTTCCTCGCGATCACCTGTAA
- a CDS encoding GntP family permease, with translation MPATVVPVTPQPRSYGPVAEGRYTLIALHATIAILAVVILIIALRVDPVISLVIGSLYLGLASGLGFETTLSTIVDGFGSIMAEVGLLIGFGVLIGSLLFSMEALQRLVRVLLNTLGAKRLPYALSAALSTIFPSIYVDVQLVLAAPLARSAAPQLGRNGLGLMGGALTTGILVGYVFVVPGLGTVSIAGLLDVPLGTMLIYGLLVGPLTAVLTTFLYSRLLKLGSWNPEKDEDASESLLEEEALAAETAGRTTGTASSGSGGAGADDAADDRKLPSLFVSLLPVLVPLLLIAFGAIADTAGFSNELIAFLGDPVFALFIGLVGAVILARLSIGVERAEQALSKGFDTTGQILLVTGVGGSLGAVIAATDLDQMLGDLFSAESGAPVIVSILLAWLIAAVLHLAIGSISVAAITAAGIIGPIVGQLDVPAAVIGLAIGAGALFALHVNSNFFWMFQTLLGVSTRGTLKALTFVTSMASVVSLPIILVIALVV, from the coding sequence ATGCCCGCCACAGTGGTGCCCGTCACACCGCAGCCCAGGAGCTACGGCCCCGTTGCAGAAGGCAGGTACACCTTGATCGCCCTCCATGCGACCATCGCAATCCTCGCGGTGGTCATCCTCATCATCGCTCTGCGCGTCGATCCAGTGATCTCGCTGGTGATCGGCTCGCTCTACCTCGGTCTGGCCTCTGGGCTGGGTTTCGAGACGACTCTGAGCACGATCGTGGACGGCTTCGGCAGCATCATGGCCGAGGTCGGACTGCTGATCGGTTTCGGAGTCCTGATCGGGTCGCTGTTGTTCTCGATGGAGGCGTTGCAACGGCTCGTCCGGGTGCTGCTGAACACGCTAGGTGCCAAACGGCTTCCGTACGCCCTCAGCGCGGCCCTGAGCACGATCTTCCCGTCGATCTACGTCGACGTGCAGTTGGTGCTCGCAGCACCGCTCGCCCGCTCGGCCGCACCGCAGCTCGGGCGCAACGGTCTCGGTCTGATGGGCGGCGCGCTGACCACCGGCATCCTGGTCGGCTACGTCTTCGTCGTGCCGGGGCTGGGCACCGTGTCGATCGCCGGCCTGCTGGACGTACCGCTCGGCACCATGCTGATCTACGGCCTGCTCGTCGGCCCGCTCACCGCCGTGCTCACGACCTTCCTCTACAGCAGGCTGCTCAAGCTCGGATCCTGGAACCCCGAGAAGGACGAGGATGCGTCCGAGTCGCTGCTCGAGGAGGAGGCCCTCGCCGCCGAGACGGCGGGCCGGACGACCGGCACTGCGAGCAGCGGTAGTGGCGGCGCAGGTGCCGACGATGCGGCCGACGACCGCAAGCTGCCCTCGTTGTTCGTGTCGTTGCTGCCGGTTCTGGTGCCGCTCCTGCTGATCGCGTTCGGCGCGATCGCCGACACGGCCGGTTTCTCCAACGAGCTGATCGCGTTCCTCGGCGATCCGGTGTTCGCTTTGTTCATCGGCCTCGTCGGTGCGGTGATCCTCGCTCGGCTCAGCATCGGCGTAGAGCGGGCCGAACAGGCGTTGAGCAAGGGCTTCGACACCACCGGTCAGATCCTGCTCGTCACCGGCGTCGGCGGCTCGCTCGGCGCCGTGATCGCCGCAACCGACCTCGACCAGATGCTCGGCGACCTGTTCTCGGCAGAGTCGGGCGCTCCCGTGATCGTCAGCATCCTGTTGGCGTGGCTCATCGCAGCCGTTCTCCACCTTGCCATCGGTTCGATCTCGGTCGCCGCGATCACCGCAGCCGGCATCATCGGCCCGATCGTCGGCCAGCTCGACGTACCGGCCGCGGTCATCGGACTGGCCATCGGCGCCGGAGCGCTGTTCGCACTGCACGTCAACAGCAACTTCTTCTGGATGTTCCAGACGTTGCTCGGCGTGTCCACCCGCGGCACGTTGAAGGCGCTCACCTTCGTGACGTCGATGGCCTCGGTGGTCTCGCTACCGATAATTCTGGTGATCGCCCTCGTCGTCTGA
- a CDS encoding ABC transporter ATP-binding protein, which produces MSEAALVSARGVTTHFGGRSLFDRRPAVQAVNDVSLALGPGERLALVGESGSGKTTLARTLLGLTPATSGDIEVAGIDVRRLNRSSRAKLRRSAQLVHQDPQGSLSPRLRVRSLLTEPYRIHRVPESDQWGVSELLRMVGLNPEQADKYPHELSGGQARRVGIARALALRPRLLVADEPTSGLDVSAAGDILNLVKDLSAEFEIGSIIVTHNLNTVAFAADTIAVMYLGSIVEQGPVYEVLSNPVHPYTRALIEAVPEPVPGSRRDENLLSGEVPSARTPPSGCRFHPRCPLAYDRCRTEAPTLDQLSGDRRAACHLSEKVLEESAI; this is translated from the coding sequence ATGAGTGAGGCAGCCTTGGTTTCTGCCCGCGGCGTCACGACGCACTTCGGCGGTCGGTCGCTGTTCGACCGGCGTCCGGCCGTGCAGGCCGTCAACGACGTCTCGCTCGCGCTCGGCCCCGGCGAACGGCTGGCGCTGGTGGGCGAATCCGGCTCGGGCAAGACGACCCTTGCCCGCACCCTCCTCGGACTCACGCCTGCCACGAGCGGCGACATCGAGGTGGCGGGCATCGACGTGCGGCGGCTCAACCGTTCGTCGCGGGCGAAGCTTCGTCGCTCAGCACAGCTCGTGCACCAGGATCCGCAAGGCAGCCTGAGCCCTCGGCTACGCGTACGCTCGCTGCTGACCGAGCCCTACCGCATCCACCGCGTGCCTGAGTCCGACCAGTGGGGCGTCTCCGAGTTGCTCCGGATGGTGGGTCTCAACCCCGAGCAGGCCGATAAGTATCCGCATGAGCTGTCCGGCGGCCAGGCGCGCCGCGTCGGTATCGCTCGTGCGCTCGCTCTTCGGCCTCGGCTGCTCGTCGCCGATGAACCGACCTCCGGACTGGATGTCTCTGCGGCGGGCGACATCCTGAACCTGGTCAAGGACCTCTCGGCCGAGTTCGAGATCGGCTCGATCATCGTGACGCACAACCTCAACACCGTCGCGTTCGCGGCCGACACGATCGCGGTCATGTACCTCGGCTCGATCGTCGAGCAGGGTCCGGTGTACGAGGTGCTCAGCAATCCCGTCCATCCGTATACGCGCGCCCTGATCGAAGCGGTGCCAGAGCCTGTGCCCGGGAGCCGGCGCGACGAGAACCTGCTGAGCGGGGAAGTACCCAGCGCCCGTACGCCCCCGTCGGGGTGCCGCTTCCATCCGCGGTGCCCGCTCGCGTACGACCGTTGCCGAACGGAAGCACCGACCCTCGACCAGCTGAGCGGCGACCGTCGCGCGGCGTGCCATCTGTCCGAGAAAGTCCTGGAGGAGTCAGCCATATGA
- a CDS encoding ABC transporter ATP-binding protein has translation MSEPVLEIDGLHVSYRVSGKAYTAVRDVSLQVEPGEILGVVGESGSGKSTLASSIIGLLPPGGSVSSGTIAVCGSDVSALEGEELRRLRGPGVAMIFQDPFTSLNPAFTIGHQLVIAQAAHDKAGSKRDHRRLAEDMLGEVGIPDPAAAMRAHPHELSGGQRQRTMIALALLLKPQLLIADEPTSALDVTTEAQILRLLRWLRDEHGTSILYVSHDLGSVAQLCDRVSIMYGGRIVENAPAASLFNEPAHPYTRALLDAVPSWRRQRERLATIPGSPPSLTESLPGCVYAPRCAQARDACCQGDPPLITVGSHTVRCLIPDAESAYHQQPQRSAHE, from the coding sequence ATGAGCGAACCAGTGCTGGAGATCGACGGTCTCCATGTCTCGTACCGCGTATCGGGCAAGGCGTACACCGCCGTCCGTGACGTGAGCCTGCAAGTCGAGCCGGGAGAGATTCTCGGCGTCGTGGGGGAGTCGGGGTCGGGCAAGTCGACTCTCGCATCCTCGATCATCGGACTGCTGCCTCCCGGTGGATCGGTGAGCTCCGGAACCATCGCCGTATGCGGTAGTGACGTGTCGGCGCTCGAAGGCGAGGAGCTGCGCAGGCTTCGCGGCCCCGGCGTCGCGATGATCTTCCAGGATCCGTTCACCAGCCTGAACCCGGCGTTCACGATCGGTCATCAACTCGTGATCGCGCAGGCCGCGCATGACAAGGCGGGATCGAAGCGCGATCACCGCAGGTTGGCCGAGGACATGCTCGGAGAGGTCGGTATCCCCGACCCGGCGGCGGCGATGCGAGCGCATCCCCACGAGCTGTCCGGCGGGCAACGGCAGCGGACCATGATCGCTCTGGCCCTGTTGCTCAAGCCGCAACTGCTGATCGCCGACGAACCGACCTCGGCACTCGACGTCACGACCGAAGCGCAGATTCTGCGTCTGTTGCGATGGCTCCGCGACGAGCACGGTACGTCGATCCTGTACGTGTCGCACGATCTCGGCTCGGTCGCGCAACTGTGTGACCGGGTTTCGATCATGTACGGCGGGAGGATCGTCGAGAACGCCCCGGCTGCATCGTTGTTCAATGAGCCCGCCCATCCGTACACGCGCGCGTTGCTGGACGCGGTGCCGTCGTGGCGTCGGCAGCGCGAGCGTCTCGCGACGATTCCGGGTAGCCCGCCCTCCCTGACCGAGTCACTCCCGGGCTGTGTGTACGCGCCTCGGTGTGCGCAGGCGCGAGATGCGTGTTGCCAGGGCGATCCGCCGCTCATCACGGTCGGATCGCACACGGTCCGTTGCCTGATACCCGACGCCGAGTCGGCGTACCACCAACAGCCGCAGAGGAGTGCACATGAGTGA